The Thermithiobacillus plumbiphilus genome window below encodes:
- a CDS encoding flavin prenyltransferase UbiX has protein sequence MNGRPIALAITGASGAPYALRLLELLIAVGRPVFLMVSDAGRIVMKEETGLELPPDPAATAGLLGERYGAAPGQLQVFAKNDWFAPVASGSSAPEAMVICPCSGGTLAAVAHGLCNNLLERAADVVIKEQRKLVIVPREAPVSVIHLENMLKLARLGAVILPASPGFYYRPQGLDDLVDFVVARILDQLGIETVVSRRWGLSTG, from the coding sequence GTGAACGGCAGGCCGATCGCGCTGGCCATCACCGGGGCCTCGGGAGCGCCCTATGCCCTGCGCCTGCTGGAACTTTTGATTGCGGTCGGCCGGCCGGTCTTCCTGATGGTTTCGGATGCCGGGCGTATCGTGATGAAGGAAGAGACCGGCCTGGAGCTGCCCCCGGACCCGGCCGCTACTGCCGGCCTGCTTGGGGAACGTTATGGCGCGGCACCAGGGCAGTTGCAGGTCTTTGCCAAGAATGACTGGTTCGCGCCGGTGGCCTCGGGCTCCAGCGCCCCGGAGGCCATGGTGATCTGTCCCTGCTCCGGCGGCACGCTCGCGGCGGTGGCGCACGGACTCTGCAATAACCTGCTGGAACGCGCCGCCGACGTGGTCATCAAGGAACAGCGCAAGCTCGTCATCGTGCCGCGCGAGGCGCCGGTCTCGGTGATCCATCTGGAGAACATGCTCAAGCTCGCGCGGCTGGGCGCGGTGATCCTGCCCGCCAGTCCGGGGTTCTATTACCGGCCCCAGGGCCTGGATGATCTGGTGGATTTCGTGGTGGCGCGCATCCTCGATCAGCTTGGGATCGAGACGGTGGTAAGCCGGCGCTGGGGCTTAAGCACGGGTTAA